In Candidatus Manganitrophus morganii, the genomic window CGCCGGGTCAGCGGTTCTCGAAAGAAGAGCGAGGAGAGGAGGACGGTCAAGACCGGCGTCGATCCCATGATGATTCCGGCCTCCGAAGCGGTGATCGTCCGAAGACCATAATAATTGGCAAGTTGATTTCCGATCATCGATAGGAAGGCAAGCAAGAAGAGAAGCGGAAGCTCCCCGCGTTTGAAGGGCCGCCGCCGATCATTGGACCCCCACCAGAACGGCAGGAGGCAAAGGGTCGCCCCGGCCCCGCGCAGGAGGGCGAGACGAAGCGGCGGGAAGTGGGTCACCCCCCATTTTTGAGCGATCACCGACCCGCCCCAAAGAAAGGCGGCGAGCATCAATAGAAGCGAAGCGGTGCGCTGCGAGACCGGTTTCATCTCGTCGGAATCCGCCCCTCATCCAGATCGATCATGTCGAGAACGCTGATCGAGGCCAGATCGACCTTGCCCGCCAGCTCCGGATAAATCTTCTTACGATGTTCCGCCATCTCCGGCGTGGGGCGGTAGGTCGCAATCTCGTCGGCCCAGGCCTCCTTTTCCGAAAGGTTGTGGGAAATGGCGTGTCGTTCGACCCAGGAGAGAACCGCGTCGTCATTCTTTGCCGTTAGAATCGCCTCTCTTAATTTCTCCGCATCAAGCCCGGTGAACGAGAGAAATCGGCTGTCGAGGGTCGATCCCGTCGGCTTGAGAAGATTGCCGACATACTCCGGCGGAAGAGTCCCCTGCGCGTGCAGCCGGACCTTGTCGATCAGCCGGGGGAGGAGGAGATAGCCGCCGAGCCGCGCACGGGGGGATCGGAGCGCGGACGTCATTGCTTCGTCTCCTTTCGAACAAAGATCATCGAGCTGTATCCTTCCTCTTCCGTCGTCACAAAGCCGAGTTTTTCATAGAAGGGACGCTTGTCCCTGGTCAGCAGATAAAAGACCGGAACCTTCTTTAAAGAAGGATGGGTCAGGATTTTATAGATCAGCGCGCGCCCGATCCCCTGTTTCTGCACATCGGGGTGGACGATGACGTCATAAACCGCCGCGCGAAAAATGAAATCGGTCAACACCCGCCCAAAGGCGACCAGGCGCGGCCCCTCCCAGAGGGAAAAGACCAGACTCGACTGTGAGAGAACCTGTTGCGTCTCCTCCAGCGTCCGATCTTTGGACCAATCGGCATAACGGTAGAGCGCCAAGACCTCTTTCGGATCGATCTCTCGGCTGTCGCTGAATCGGAGCGGCGTTTTCATTTCGGCGTGATCTCTTTCCATCGGCAAGATTAAGACGGCTTGCGCGCAACGACAACCCGGATCGCCATCGGCAGGGAGATTTCTTCTCCCCTTCGATACGGCTCCACCGCTTCTTTGATCTGTCGCTCCGCCTCTCCCCGATCCTTTGCTGAGAGTTTGGCGAAAAGCGGTTGCAGCGGGGCGGCCATATCGATGAGGTTGGTCCAATAGGTCTCCGGCGAATCGTAAAACGATTCTGCTTGAATCTCTTCGTCTGTCAATTTACGAAGTCCCGCCTTCTCGGCCATCCCCGAGAGATCTCCCGGTTTCGCCAACCGGAAAATCCCCGGCTGATCGGGAGAAGGGGTCGGAATATCGATAAACCGCCTGAGAACATCAACCGGAATTTTGACGAAGGGGTTTTGGTCCGGTCCCGACCAGACCGCCGCCGCAAAATAACCTCCCGGCTTAATCACCCGCGCGATTTCGCCGACCGCCTTCGGAACGTCGGGAAGGAACATCAGGCAGAATCGACTGATGACCGCGTCGAAGGAGTGATCTTCCTCCGGTAGCTGCGTGATATCCGCAACGCGGAAGTCGAGCTGAAAGAGTCCCAAGCCGTATGCCTTGCGCTTGGCCCGGTCGAGCATCTCCTCGGAAAGATCGAGACCGAGCACCTCTCCTTCGTTCCCGACCGCATCGGCGGCGACAATCGCCGGATAGCCGGTCCCGGAGCCGAGATCCAACACCCGCTGCCCCGGCCGAATCCGGGCATCGCCGACAAGCCGGTAATTGAGAAAGGAGAGGTTTCGGTGAAGCAGCGCATCCCACTTCTCCCACGCCGGGGCAACCCGGCTCCAATCTTGCCGTTGCTGCTCAATGATCTCTTCGGGACTCATCTGCGCCATCGAAATTCCTTTCCTTTGAAAATTCATTCTCTATACGAAAAAATAAATCGTTGGGGCAATCTACCACAGCAACGGCGTTCAAATCAATGAACAGAGCGACCGATCCGGGTTTGCCATTGATATTGATCGGTCGTTTCCATTATCCTAATTTCCGGAGGTTCAATATGCAATTGAAAGACAAGGTCGTCCTGATCACCGGGGGAGGCCGCGGCATCGGACGGGCGGCGGCGGAGCGATTCGCCGCCGAAGGGTGCAAGATCGCGATCTGCGCTCGAAGCGAGGGGGAGCTCTTCGGAACAGCGAAGGTGATCGAAGAGGCCGGCGGCCTGGTCCGGCCCTTCCGGCTCGATATTTCGGTTCGCAGGGATGTCCAGCGGATGGTGGCCCAGACCGTTTCCGATTGGAGGGCGATCGATTTCCTGATCAACAACGCCTCGGTCCTCGGCCCCTCGGAGCCGATCGCCACCTATCCCCCCGAGGCTTGGGAAGAGGTGATTCGGGTCAACGTCAATGGCACCTTCTATGTCACGCAGGCGGTCGTCCGGACGATGATTCCGCGCCGGGCCGGAACGATCCTCTCGGTCACCTCCAGCGTCGGAAGAATCGGGCGGGCCACCTGGGGGGCTTATTCCGTTTCGAAGTTCGCGCTCGAAGGGATGATGCAGACGCTCGCCGAGGAGGTCGCTCCATTCAATCTCCGCGTCGTGACGCTGAATCCCGGCGGCACGCGGACGAAGATGCGCGCCGCCGCCTACCCGAAGGAAGATCCGACCCGGGTTCAGGATCCGGCCCGGGTCGCAAAGGCCCTTCTCTTCCTTGCCATGACGGCCGACGCCGACCCGAATCTCCACGGGAAGTCGCTTGACATGGCCGATCTTCCCAACGAGGCAAAATGACCCCGCCCCAAGCGCCCCCCCGGATCGATCTTCCGCTGGCGCAGGAGATCTGCCGCCGGCACCGGATCGGCCGTCCGGTTTGGGTCTCGGAGCCAATGGGGGGCGCGGTGAATGAGAGTTCTCTTTTTTTGATGGATAACGGCCGGCGATGGGTCTGCCGGATCAATGTCCACGATCGGGAGCTCGACAAGATCGGCCGGGAGGCGAAGAATTATCGCTGGCTCCACCAGGTCGCCCCCGACCTCCCGCTCGCCCTCGATTATCTCCCCGACTGTTCCAAAGAATTGCTGCCGTTCGACTACGCGCTGATCCCTTTTCTGGAAGGGCGCGGCGTCGGCGAAGCGATCGAATCGCTTCCGAAACCGAAACGGAATGCTCTCTTGGAAGAGATCGGCCGGCTGCTGCGGCGATTCCATCGAATTCGGGTCCCCTTCTTCGGCAATCGGCTTGATGACCCGCGCGTCTTTCCGAAAGAGGCTTCCTGGCATGACTACTTGCGGGGGCGATTCGCCCGGGAGCTTTCCCGTTGCGAGAAAGACCTCGGCGGTCCCCCCACCTGGAAAGAAGCGCTCACGCGCCACTTTACCGAGGGGCTGCAAGCGCTCCCTGAGCAGATCGAGCCGGTCTTCCTCCACGGCGACTTCCATTATGATAATCTTCTCTTTATGGAGAGCGACTCCGGCGCGCCGCGGATCTCAGGGGTCTTCGATCTTGAATGGGCCTGGTGGGGGGACGCGGCGGCCGATCTGCTTCATCTGGAAGAAGCGTTTTTCTTCTACCCGCAAGATCGCGCTCCGTTTCTGTCGGGTTATGAGAAAGTCGAATGGCCGGCCGAGTCGTTGAAGGTCTATCGGACACTCCATTCGCTCCAGGTTCTCGCCGTCGGTTATGAAATGGCGCCGGAGCCGAATTGGGATCTCATCGCCCGACACCAGGAGCGCCTTCGTTTGTTGGCCGAAGGGAAAAATCCGATGGAACCGTTTTGATCGATAAGGTTTAAAAACTCTTAATTCGTCATTCCCGAATGTTTAATCGGGAATCCAGCGCATTTAAACTGACCACTTCTGGATTCCCGCTTTCGCGGGAATGACGGGCTAATCCATAAAAGGAGACCCGCCAGATGAAAGCCGTCCGTTTCCACCGGTTCGGAGAGATCGACACCCTGGTTTATGAAGAGGTCCCCACACCGAAGGCGGGACCGGGAGAGGTGGTCGTGCAGGTCAAGGCCTGCGCCTTGAATTATCTCGATCTCTGGATCCGCCAAGGCGTTCCGGCGTATAAGATCCAGCTTCCGCATATCCCCGGCTCCGATGTCGCCGGGATCGTGGCGGAGGTCGGCCCCGGGGTGGAGGGAATCTCCGTCGGGCAGCGGGTGGTCATCGCGCCGGGCCTCTCCTGCTTTCGCTGCGCTTACTGCCTCTCGGGACGGGACAATCTTTGCGATCAATACCGAATCTTCGGAGCGGGAACCGACGGCGGCTACGCCGAGCTTACGAAAGCGCCGGCGGCAAATCTCATCCCCATTCCCGATGGGATTTCTTTTGAAGCGGCCGCCGCCTTTCCGATCACCTTTGTCACCGCCTGGCACATGTTGATCACCCGCGCCGCCTTAAAACCGGGACAGGATCTCTTGGTTCTCGCGGGGGGAAGCGGGGTCGGGAGCGCCGCCGTTCAGATCGGCAAGCTCGCCGGGGCGCGGGTGATTGCGACGGCCAGCACCCAGAAGAAGCTCGACCAGGCCCGCCAGCTGGGGGCCGATCTATTGATCAACTATGCGGAGCGCGACTTCTCGAGGGAAGTGTTCAAGATGACAAAAGGGCGCGGCGTCGATGTCGTCTTCGAGCATGTCGGCCCCGCCACCTTCGGGAAAAGCATCGTCTCCCTTGCAAAGAACGGGACTCTCGTCACCTGCGGCGCGACGACCGGACCGACGACCGAGCTCGATCTTCGCCACGTCTTCTGGAAAGATCTCTCGATTTTAGGGGCGCGGACCGGAACCCGGGCCGAGATGGAGACGGTCGCCCGCCTCGTCGGCGAGCGAAAACTGAAACCGATTGTCGATTCGGTTTATCCCCTCTCCAAGGCAAGAGAAGCGCAGGAGAAGATGCAGTCGCGGGATCTTTTCGGGAAGGTGGTCCTCACACCCTGAAAAACGAGGGCCAGGAATCGGCAGGGGCGAACCTTGTGTTCGCCCTTTTATTATCTTGCGAAATTCAGCAGCGGATTGTAGAGGGAGAAGAGGCCGTTCGGGTTGGGGTACCAGACCCAGGCCGACATCATCCAGAGCTCAGGATGCCAGAAAACAAGCGCCGACTGGGTCAGGGGATGCTCCTGAGGACATTGCTCCTCTTTATCTAGATTCAGGTTGGTCCCGTCCTGGTAGTGGCACATCATCGGGTGTTTCATGAATTCAGCCTCTTTGAAAGGAAGAACGCTCCCGGGGCTTTTATTGATTGGGGCGATAAAGACCACGCCGGTTAATTCATAACGCCCATCCCGTTCATCATAGGTGAGAATCGGGGGACGCTTCAGATCAAATCCGGAAAAGAGCTTCGGGTTCGCAAACTGATAACCCATGTTTGGGATATACCCGGTAAATCGGAAATAGCCGTCGGCCTGCGCCTTCTCGATATCCCGGTACTTCTCCGTCGCCAGGCGGATGTCATACACCTGCCGGGCCGCCTCGGGACTGACCCCCGGCACGGAAGAACGCCCCCGAAACGAAGAGCACCCCCCAAGAAGGAAGGCGATCAGTAGGAGAAGGCCCCCTCCGCGAATCCCGATGGGGATGAACCGAAGGCGATCAAATCGGAACCGTTTCTTCATGCACAATCCTTTTCTAGCAGTTTTAGGGAAGGTCAATCAGAATTTGATCTTCTTCCCTCTTGACCGGAAAGGTCCTCAATTTCAGCTTTGGGCTGAGGGGGGAAGTGCCATCCTTAATATTAAAACGCCAGTGATGCCAGGGACAGATCACCTGCTCCCCGTCAATCCTCCCCTCCGCGAGCGGCCCCCCCTGATGGATGCAGAGGTTTGAGGTGGCGTAAAACTCATCGCCCAATCGAAAAAGGGCGATCTCGAGATTGTTGATCTCTAACAGTATAGCCGATCCCGGCGGAATTTCACTGGCTTTTGCAACCGGTACGAATGACATCTTCTCTCCATAAATGAAAGTGACGTGAGGCGTTCCTTATATAACAAAAAAAGGAAAGAGCGTCAAATGATCCCCGGACGGCTTTCGGCGTCAACACGTCGCCTCGTAAGGCTTTTTTTTGACAAGCCCCGGGGCCTCCGATATAATGGCGCCGATGAGTATTCTGACCATTGCTCTAATCGTCATCGCTTTATTTTCGATCGCTTACCGATTGTACGGCCGCTTCCTCAGACAGGAATTTAAGCTCGACAACCGACAGCCGACCCCCGCCAGTATCGTCAATGACGGGGTCGATTACGTTCCAACGCGCCTCCCCATCCTTCTCGCCCAACATTTCTCTTCGATCGCCGCCGCCGGTCCGATCGTCGGACCGATTCTGGCCGGCCTCTGGTTCGGCTGGCTCCCGGCGCTTCTCTGGATTATCTTCGGCAATATCTTCATCGGGGCGATGCACGACTTCGCCAACCTCACCGCCTCCCTGCGCCATAAGGCCCGCTCCATCGCAGAGGTCGTCAAAGAAAATATGAGCCAGCGGGCCTATCTTCTCTTCCTCCTCTTCATCTGGCTCTCTTTGGTTTATGTCATCGTCGCCTTCACCGATCTGACCGCCTCGACATTTGTCTCCGCCGAGTATGGGGCCGGCGTCGCCAGCTCGTCTTTTTTATATCTTCTCCTTTCGATCTTCTTGGGGCTGGCCCTCACCCGGTGGCAGTGGCCGCTGGGGCGGGCGACCGCGGTGGCGCTGCCGCTGCTCCTCCTGATCATCTGGGGAGGCCAGGCAATTCCCCTCTCTCTTCCGGCGTCGATTTTTCCAAACCCCGCCAAGGGGTGGGATATCATTATCCTCGTCTACTGCTTCTTCGCTTCGATCCTTCCCCTCTGGGTCCTTCTCCAGCCGCGAGGGTATCTCGGCGGCTACTTCCTCTATGCCGCCTTAGCGGTCGGTATGATCGGACTTTTCTTCGGGGGCTACACCGCGGAATATCCGGCTTTCATCGGCTTTCATAATGCCAAAGGGGCGCCGCTCTTCCCGATCCTGTTCATTACGGTCGCGTGCGGCGCCTGCTCCGGCTTTCACGGTTTGGTCTGCAGCGGGACGACATCAAAGCAGCTGGCGAAAGAAGAAGATGCCGGACCGGTGGGGTATGGCGGGATGCTGTTGGAGGGACTGGTCGCCGTGATCGCACTGGCGACCGTGATGATGTTTCCGGCGGGCGACCCGCAGCTTGCGAAAGGACCGACAGAGATTTACGCGGGGGGCCTGGCTCGATTTGCCGCTCTTCTCGGGATTCCGATCAAGGTCGCCATGAGCTTCGGTCTGCTCGCCTTCGCGACCTTTGTGTATGACACCTTGGATGTGGCGACGCGGCTGGGACGGTATATCCTACAGGAATTGACCGGATGGGAAGGTTCGGCCGGCCGGATCGGCGCGACGCTGGCGACCCTCGCCCTTCCCCTTTTCTTTTTGATGACGACGCAGGAAGCGGCCTATTTAAAGTTCTGGCCGATCTTCGGGGCGAGCAACCAGCTCTTGGCCGCCCTCAGCCTCTTGGGGATTTCGGTCTGGCTGATCAAGAGCGGGAAAAACCCCCTTTATGCCCTCCTCCCGATGCTTTTTGTTCTCACGATGACCCTCTGGTCTCTCGGGTTATTCGTCGCCCCTTGGCTCCAGGGGTGGACGGCGGGACAATTTCAGCTCGACGCCATTCCGATCGTGGCGCTGATCTTGATTGCGATCACCCTCCTTCTCCTTATCGAAGCCTATCAAACGGTCGCCCGGCACAAATCGGCGGGGAAGCCGGTCCCCTCTTCGGCCCGGTAGCGGCAGGCCGATCCTCTCCCATCCCCGCCCACTTACGAATGCGTGAGCACCTTCAAGTGAAACAGACGTTTCGGCGGAGGGGGGATTCCTTGCTCTTTCCGAAAGGACTCGATCGCTCCCCAGAGGCGCCGGATTTGCGTCGTGAGATACCGGTTCGATGAGATCCGCTGCATCTCGGTGGTGGTCGGATGATGCCCCATTTCCAGAACCACTTTATGATATCGTTCAATACAAATCGCCTTCTTTTCTTTAAACCAGATCTCCTCCAGCTCGGGTTCGGTAATCCCATGCACCTTCAGAAGCCGATGAAGGCGGCAGAGCGACATCTGGTTCACCTGCGCGACCCCCTTGAGAGTCAGAACCCGGCGGTAATCTTCGAGGATCTTCTCCCGCGGGAGTCCCACCTCCCACGAAGGCTTATACTCGAAGAGCCCGCACTCCGATCCTTTGACCAAGAGCTGCCGCACCCGCTCGCGGCTGAGGCCGATCTCGTCCGCCACCCGCTGAAGCGTCCCATGTTCCTGGTAGAGATGGTAGACCTCCAGGAGCCGTTCGACCCTCGATCGCCTTGGACTCCCCGGCAACGCGCTCCCTCTCCCATCGAGGACCCGGCCGATTTTCCTCTGAATGAATCGTGAAATCGGGGCCCCTGCCAGGATTTTTCGGAGGGTGGAGGGGGTGACCCCCAGTCTTGATGAGGCATTGAGAAGGTCGATGTGATTGGTGATCATCTTTCTCAATTGAAAGAAAAGCCGAACATTTGAATGGACCGGGACCGTTGTCATGGTAGACGACATCTTCTTCCCTCCTCATTTAGACCGGATCTGTGGATAACGAAAGTTTGGTCATCCAGACTTCATATTCGAAATCGACATAGAGCCATTCCGGACTCTTCTTTACATCCCGCAACTCCGTCAGCATCTTTCTGAACTCGGGAGCATCCGATTCATGAAACTCGAAATAGGTGAGAAAATCATAGGGCGCCGACGGATCGACATACCGGGTATGATAGAGCCTTCGAAAAATTCGGTCTGCATACCGCCGCCCGATCCCATGATGTCCCTCATGCCGATCGGTCCTCTTAAAAAGGATCTGCCGCTCATCCTGGCTCATCGCCCACCAGCCGTCCGACTTGCCAATCGGAATCAAGACGGCCAGGGTCTCTGCGGAGGCAGCCAACTCGGGTCGTGAGATCGTTTTGAGCTCCGTCTGCTCGTTTCGGCTGGTATAGTGCAGGTGTTGAACGATGCCGCGGAGGGGAAAGCCCTCCGAAGGCTCTCTATAACCGCCGGAGAACTGAATCGGCGATTCACTCTCAACCCGGGCCATGCCGGTTCCACGCCGCAGAACGGCCGGGGCCTCTCCCCGAACCGAGTGCACCTCGCGAATCAGATATCGATCGAGCCGGTTTGTTTCGCCGGGCGTGAAGCCGATCGGAACCTCCACCATCGGCATGAAGTGGACCCAGGTTGTAGAAACAGCCGTCATCTGCATTGCTTCTCCTCGCTTCAGAGTCAATGATTAAAGCCGTCTCTGATTACAGAAAAATCACAACGACGTTAATCCCTTGTTAAAACAGCTTCCGGAACGGTTCTTCCGACCTCAAAAAAGGACATTGACCATGGCAAAGGCAAAGGTCGGATCTTCACCTTCCGCGATCCGGCCAAGCAGTTCCATCCCTTCATCCGCGAGGAACTTGGAAACGCCGACCAGGATGGAGGTGACCTTGTTCACCTGGGCGAAGAAGGTGAGATCGATCTCCGTTCCCAACGCGTCCTCGCCTGCAAAATCCTCTTCCAAGGAGAATTGGTGAAGATCGATCGCAAGACCTCCTTTTTCCAAAGGGCTCAGGTGGAGCCGGACAAAGGCGTCTTTTAATCCGCGGCCCTGCGTGTCGGCCGGAATGGCGAGGAAATAATCCATGTAGCCGTAGTAGATGTGATTGGTCGCATACAGCGTGTCAAAGACCCCATAATCGTCGTCGGTCAGACTGTCGTCTCCGGAGAGAACTTCATAACCGGCCATCACCATCGGCTTGAGGGGAAGATCGAATCGGTATCCGAGCCGGAGGGCATACAGAAAGGCGTCGATCTCCTGTGTCTCGGTCCGGTCCCCCCACTGCTTGTAATATTCCGCCCGCCAGATCGGTCCGGTGAGTGGGGAGACGAACGCCAGCGGCGGGAGATTCGGTGTCTGCTCGATCTTGATTCCGGCGGTAAAGCGCTTCGAGTCGGGAAGCCCGGCCAGCTTCCGATCGTTGACAAAGGTCAATTCGGTCTGGCTCATCGGAATCAAGGCGGTATTGAAGTGAGCCCCCAGCAGATCGGTGTCGAGGTCCCGATCTCCCGCCGGTAAAGGGCCGGCCTCCGTCTCGCCGGTCAGCCGGAAGGTAAAAAGGGAGAGGGTCCCGGCGGTCGGAATGGCATAGCTTAAAAGGCCTCCGTCAAAGGAGCGGCCCCGCTGGCTCCAGTCGAAGTTCCCAATCAACCGGTGCCCGCCGACGATATATTCAAATCGGCCGAGTCGGAGATTAAGCGGCATCCCCCCGATCTCCTTAAAGTCGAGATAACCCTGGTGGAGTGTCATGTTCCCGGTGGCGGTATTGGTGGTCGTGTTCACCGATGAGAGAGACACATCGGTGCCGGCCCCCGTTTCCCCATTCCCGAAAACGCCGACCTTTTGCGGCTGGATGAAGAAAGAGACCCCATCCGTCAGGGCGACATCGACATTGAGCCGGAAGCGGTAGTTGGTGAAAAAGTCGAGCTCTTCCCTCGGAGGCGCGGGAAATGATTGATACCGGATGCGTCCTTGGCCGCCGATAGTGATCTGTTTGGCGGCGGTTTTGATTGGAGGCAGTTCCATCACCTCTTCGGCATAAACCAGATTTGATAACAAAAAATAAACAGATAAAAAGAGCGCAGCGCCCCTCCGAGTTGACTTCATGTATCCCGTTCCCCCCTGTGTTTGTTCGTTTCTCGTTAACCTTCTCTGCATTATTAGAACCGCGGACGACGATGCTCCGCTTCATGACAGACCACTCCACTGGATCAATCAGACCCCTCGTCTGAATCCGATTGTGAGTGAAACGGTCCTCGGTGTGGTTTCTTCCTTACCACATCTTGTAGGGAAGGAACTTTCCGTTCATCGTCAGCTTGACGCGGTCCCCCTTCGGGTCCGGCACCTTTTCAACGTGCATGGTAAAATC contains:
- a CDS encoding GNAT family N-acetyltransferase translates to MKTPLRFSDSREIDPKEVLALYRYADWSKDRTLEETQQVLSQSSLVFSLWEGPRLVAFGRVLTDFIFRAAVYDVIVHPDVQKQGIGRALIYKILTHPSLKKVPVFYLLTRDKRPFYEKLGFVTTEEEGYSSMIFVRKETKQ
- a CDS encoding DUF5069 domain-containing protein — its product is MTSALRSPRARLGGYLLLPRLIDKVRLHAQGTLPPEYVGNLLKPTGSTLDSRFLSFTGLDAEKLREAILTAKNDDAVLSWVERHAISHNLSEKEAWADEIATYRPTPEMAEHRKKIYPELAGKVDLASISVLDMIDLDEGRIPTR
- a CDS encoding non-heme iron oxygenase ferredoxin subunit, with product MSFVPVAKASEIPPGSAILLEINNLEIALFRLGDEFYATSNLCIHQGGPLAEGRIDGEQVICPWHHWRFNIKDGTSPLSPKLKLRTFPVKREEDQILIDLP
- a CDS encoding alginate export family protein, with translation MELPPIKTAAKQITIGGQGRIRYQSFPAPPREELDFFTNYRFRLNVDVALTDGVSFFIQPQKVGVFGNGETGAGTDVSLSSVNTTTNTATGNMTLHQGYLDFKEIGGMPLNLRLGRFEYIVGGHRLIGNFDWSQRGRSFDGGLLSYAIPTAGTLSLFTFRLTGETEAGPLPAGDRDLDTDLLGAHFNTALIPMSQTELTFVNDRKLAGLPDSKRFTAGIKIEQTPNLPPLAFVSPLTGPIWRAEYYKQWGDRTETQEIDAFLYALRLGYRFDLPLKPMVMAGYEVLSGDDSLTDDDYGVFDTLYATNHIYYGYMDYFLAIPADTQGRGLKDAFVRLHLSPLEKGGLAIDLHQFSLEEDFAGEDALGTEIDLTFFAQVNKVTSILVGVSKFLADEGMELLGRIAEGEDPTFAFAMVNVLF
- a CDS encoding methyltransferase domain-containing protein, whose protein sequence is MAQMSPEEIIEQQRQDWSRVAPAWEKWDALLHRNLSFLNYRLVGDARIRPGQRVLDLGSGTGYPAIVAADAVGNEGEVLGLDLSEEMLDRAKRKAYGLGLFQLDFRVADITQLPEEDHSFDAVISRFCLMFLPDVPKAVGEIARVIKPGGYFAAAVWSGPDQNPFVKIPVDVLRRFIDIPTPSPDQPGIFRLAKPGDLSGMAEKAGLRKLTDEEIQAESFYDSPETYWTNLIDMAAPLQPLFAKLSAKDRGEAERQIKEAVEPYRRGEEISLPMAIRVVVARKPS
- a CDS encoding zinc-binding dehydrogenase: MKAVRFHRFGEIDTLVYEEVPTPKAGPGEVVVQVKACALNYLDLWIRQGVPAYKIQLPHIPGSDVAGIVAEVGPGVEGISVGQRVVIAPGLSCFRCAYCLSGRDNLCDQYRIFGAGTDGGYAELTKAPAANLIPIPDGISFEAAAAFPITFVTAWHMLITRAALKPGQDLLVLAGGSGVGSAAVQIGKLAGARVIATASTQKKLDQARQLGADLLINYAERDFSREVFKMTKGRGVDVVFEHVGPATFGKSIVSLAKNGTLVTCGATTGPTTELDLRHVFWKDLSILGARTGTRAEMETVARLVGERKLKPIVDSVYPLSKAREAQEKMQSRDLFGKVVLTP
- a CDS encoding aminoglycoside phosphotransferase family protein, producing MTPPQAPPRIDLPLAQEICRRHRIGRPVWVSEPMGGAVNESSLFLMDNGRRWVCRINVHDRELDKIGREAKNYRWLHQVAPDLPLALDYLPDCSKELLPFDYALIPFLEGRGVGEAIESLPKPKRNALLEEIGRLLRRFHRIRVPFFGNRLDDPRVFPKEASWHDYLRGRFARELSRCEKDLGGPPTWKEALTRHFTEGLQALPEQIEPVFLHGDFHYDNLLFMESDSGAPRISGVFDLEWAWWGDAAADLLHLEEAFFFYPQDRAPFLSGYEKVEWPAESLKVYRTLHSLQVLAVGYEMAPEPNWDLIARHQERLRLLAEGKNPMEPF
- a CDS encoding SDR family NAD(P)-dependent oxidoreductase — translated: MQLKDKVVLITGGGRGIGRAAAERFAAEGCKIAICARSEGELFGTAKVIEEAGGLVRPFRLDISVRRDVQRMVAQTVSDWRAIDFLINNASVLGPSEPIATYPPEAWEEVIRVNVNGTFYVTQAVVRTMIPRRAGTILSVTSSVGRIGRATWGAYSVSKFALEGMMQTLAEEVAPFNLRVVTLNPGGTRTKMRAAAYPKEDPTRVQDPARVAKALLFLAMTADADPNLHGKSLDMADLPNEAK